One Oryza brachyantha chromosome 3, ObraRS2, whole genome shotgun sequence DNA segment encodes these proteins:
- the LOC102722203 gene encoding protein NRT1/ PTR FAMILY 2.11 — protein sequence MRGGGRDDEEAAHKLKSMDVDKLENGANGADTPPRPALKYHGWRAMPFIIGNETFEKLGTLGTSANLLVYLTQVFHMRSVDAATLLNGLNGTTSLAPIIGAFLSDAYLGRYLALAIASVASLIGMFLLTMTAGAEGLHPAECGVGEACEKATSGQFAVLFISFAFLVLGSAGIRPCSMPFGADQFDPHTESGKRGINSFFNWYYFTFTSAMLVSATVIIYVQSNVSWPIGLGIPTALMFLACVLFFLGTRLYVRVTPEGSPFTSIVQVFAAAARKRSLKQPKDPKQDLFDPPHTSAIVTKLAHTDQFRCLDKAAIVAGPDEVRSAGGGGPAPANPWRLCSVQQVEEVKCLIRIVPVWSTGIIYYVAVVQQSTYVVLSALQSDRHLGKSFQIPAASFTVFAMLAQTLWIPIYDRLLVPRLRKVTGKDEGLTLLQRQGIGIALSTVAMVMSAIVEDRRRHIALTQPTLGTTITGGAISAMSSLWMVPQLMVLGLSEAFNLISQIEFYYKEIPEHMRSVAGALAFCNLALGNYLSGFLVTIVHRTTGSGSNWLAQDLNKGRLDLFYWMIAGIGIFNIVYFMICAKWYRFKGAAN from the exons atgcgcggcggcgggcgggacgacgaggaggccgcCCACAAGCTCAAGAGCATGGACGTCGACAAGCTGGAGAACGGCGCCAACGGCGCCgacacgccgccgcgccccgcccTGAAGTACCACGGCTGGAGGGCCATGCCCTTCATCATAG GGAACGAGACGTTCGAGAAGCTGGGGACGCTGGGGACGTCGGCGAACCTGCTGGTGTACCTGACGCAGGTGTTCCACATGCGGAGCGTGGACGCGGCGACGCTTCTCAACGGCCTCAACGGCACCACCAGCCTCGCCCCCATCATCGGCGCCTTCCTCTCCGACGCCTACCTCGGCCGCTACCTCGCCCTCGCCATCGCCTCCGTCGCCTCCCTCATC GGCATGTTCCTGCTGACGATGACGGCGGGGGCGGAGGGGCTGCACCCGGCGGAGTGCGGCGTCGGGGAGGCGTGCGAGAAGGCGACGTCGGGGCAGTTCGCCGTGCTGTTCATCTCGTTCGCGTTCCTGGTGCTGGGGTCGGCGGGGATCCGGCCGTGCAGCATGCCGTTCGGCGCCGACCAGTTCGACCCGCACACGGAGTCCGGCAAGCGCGGCATCAACAGCTTCTTCAACTGGTACTACTTCACCTTCACCTCCGCCATGCTCGTCTCCGCCACCGTCATCATCTACGTCCAGAGCAACGTCAGCTGGCCCATCGGCCTGGGGATCCCCACGGCGCTCATGTTCCTCGCCTGcgtcctcttcttcctcggcaCGCGCCTCTACGTGCGCGTCACCCCCGAGGGGAGCCCCTTCACCAGCATCGTCCAggtgttcgccgccgccgccaggaaGCGGTCGCTGAAGCAGCCCAAGGACCCCAAGCAGGACCTGTTCGACCCGCCGCACACCAGCGCCATCGTCACCAAGCTGGCGCACACGGACCAGTTCCGGTGCCTGGACAAGGcggccatcgtcgccggcCCCGACGAGGTGAggtccgccggcggcggcggccccgcgCCGGCCAACCCGTGGAGGCTGTGCAGCGTGCAgcaggtggaggaggtgaagTGCCTCATCCGCATCGTCCCGGTGTGGTCGACGGGGATCATCTActacgtcgccgtcgtgcagCAGTCCACCTACGTGGTGCTCTCCGCGCTGCAGTCCGACCGCCACCTCGGCAAGAGCTTCCAGATCCCGGCGGCGTCCTTCACCGTCTTCGCCATGCTGGCGCAGACGCTCTGGATCCCCATCTACGACCGCCTCCTGGTGCCGCGCCTCCGCAAGGTCACCGGCAAGGACGAGGGGCTCACGCTCCTGCAGCGGCAAGGCATCGGCATCGCGCTCTCCACGGTGGCCATGGTGATGTCGGCCATCGTCGAGGACCGGAGGCGGCACATCGCGCTGACGCAGCCGACGCTGGGGACGAccatcaccggcggcgccatcTCCGCCATGTCCAGCCTGTGGATGGTGCCGCAGCTCATGGTGCTGGGCCTCTCCGAGGCGTTCAACCTCATCAGCCAGATCGAGTTCTACTACAAGGAGATCCCGGAGCACATGCGgagcgtcgccggcgcgctgGCCTTCTGCAACCTCGCGCTCGGCAACTACCTCAGCGGCTTCCTCGTCACCATCGTGCACCGGACCACCGGCTCCGGCAGCAACTGGCTGGCGCAGGACCTCAACAAGGGGAGGCTCGACCTCTTCTACTGGATGATCGCCGGCATTGGCATCTTCAACATCGTCTACTTCATGATCTGCGCCAAGTGGTACAGGTTCAAGGGAGCAGCCAACTGA